A segment of the Streptomyces sp. P9-A2 genome:
GTCCGCCGCCGAACAGCTTGAGCAGGGCCTTCAGCACCGCCCGGTCGAGCCGGTCCAGGCCGCGGGCGTCGACCTCGTAGACCGCCAGGGCCGCCTCGGCGATCTCCCTGGTGATCCACCCGTCGGCCTTGACCTGGGCGTAGTCGCGGACGCGGCGCAGCAGGCGGTTGGCGATGCGGGGCGTGCCGCGCGAGCGGCCGGCGATCTCCGCGGCACCGTCGGCCTCTATCCCGACGTCCAGGAGGCTTGCCGAGCGGTGGACGACCCGCTCCAGCTCGGTGGGCTCGTAGAACTCCATGTGGCCGGTGAAGCCGAAGCGGTCGCGCAACGGCGGCGGCAGCAGGCCCGCGCGCGTGGTGGCGCCGACCAGGGTGAACGGGGGCAGCTCGAGGGGGATGGCGGTGGCGCCGGGACCCTTGCCGACGATGACGTCGACGCGGAAGTCCTCCATCGCCATGTAGAGCATCTCCTCGGCGGGCCGGGACATGCGGTGGATCTCGTCGAGGAAGAGGACCTCACCCTCCTGGAGGGAGGAGAGGATCGCGGCCAGGTCGCCCGCGTGCTGGATGGCCGGCCCCGAGGTGATGCGGATGGGGGCGTCCATCTCGGCCGCGATGATCATGGAGAGGGTGGTCTTGCCGAGGCCGGGGGCTCCGGAGAGCAGCACGTGGTCGGCGGTGGCACCGCGCGCGCGGGCGGCCCGCAGCACGAGGTCGAGCTGCTCGCGGACCCTCTCCTGGCCGATGAACTCGTCCAGGTCCTTGGGGCGCAGGGCGGCCTCGACGGCCTGTTCCTCCCCGTCGGCGACAGATCCCACCAACCGCTCGGCGGCAGCGGGGTCGGTCGTGTCGTCCCAGTTCACTGAAAGTCTCCTAGCCGGGTGGGGCGGGGCGGTACAAGGGTGCGGGTCTTATGGGGAAGGGACGGCGGTACGGGCTAGCGGGCGCGGTTCAGGGTCTGCAGGGCCGCCTTCAGCAGCGCGCCCACCTGGGGTGTGCCCCCGGCCGCCTCGGCCTGGGGGGTGACGGCGGCGACGGCCTCGTCGGCCTCGCGCGTCGCGTAGCCGAGGCCGATCAGGGCGGCGTGCAGCTGATCGCGCCAGCCGGCGACGACGGGGCTCGCGGCGGTCGCCGTGCCCACCGGCGCGCCGAGGCGGTCCTTCAGCTCCAGGAGCAGCTTCTGGGCGCCCTTCTTGCCGATGCCGGGGACGGCGGTGAGCGCCTTCTCGTCGGCGGTCGCGACGGCCCGGCGCAGCGTGTCCGGGGCGTGCACGGCCAGCATCGCCTGGGCGAGGCGGGGGCCGACGCCGCTGGCGGTCTGCAGCAGTTCGAAGGTCTGCCGCTCGTCGTCGTCCGCGAAGCCGTAGAGGGTGAGCGAGTCCTCGCGTACGACGAGGGAGGTGGCGAGCCGGGCGGTTCGGCCGACCCGCAGCGTGGACAGCGTGTTCGGCGTGCACTGGACGGCCATGCCGACGCCGCCGACCTCGACGACCGCGGCGTCGGGTGCGAGCGCGGCGACCGTGCCGCTGACGAAGGCGATCATGCGGTGCGCCCCTTCGATGGGTCGGGTGATGGGTTCGGTGAGGGGATCGGTGCTGTGGGTGTTCTCGGGCCGGACGCCCTCGAGGCGGCCGTGCGCGCAGTGGTCGTGCGGGGGGCGGTGCGCGGTGCGGTGCGCGAGGCGTGCAGAGCGGCGGCCTGCTGGAGCCGGTTCTGCGCGGGGGCCCGCCAGATGTGGCAGATGGCTAGGGCGAGGGCGTCTGCCGCGTCGGCGGGCTTCGGGGGCGCGTCGAGCCGCAGCAGACGGGTGACCATCGCACCGACCTGGGCCTTGTCAGCGCGCCCGGAACCGGTCACGGCCGCCTTGACCTCGCTGGGGGTGTGCAGGGCGACGGGAATCCCCCGGCGGGAGGCGCACAGCAGGGCGACGGCGCTCGCCTGGGCGGTGCCCATCACCGTACGGACGTTGTGCTGGCTGAAGACGCGCTCGACGGCGACGAACTCCGGCCGGTACTCGTCCAGCCACTGCTCGAGGCCCTGCTCGACGGCGACGAGACGGTGACCGAGATCGGCGTGGGCGGGCGTGCGCACGACGCCCACGCCGAGCATGGTCAGCGGTCGCCCCGCGACCCCTTCGACCACCCCGACACCGCATCTCGTCAGTCCCGGGTCCACCCCCAGTACACGCACTCTGCACCCCTCTTCGCGGCTGATCCGCCGCCGCTCTCGCGGACCTGGTCGATCGCCGTCGGGGTTCCTCAATCGCTGGTTGCGGTCCGGCGGACGGTGATCCTTGACGTGTGCCAGGCTATCGGCTGCCACTGACAGGAGCGGCGGGCCGACGGGGAGGTCTCCCCGTCGGCCCGCCGGAATCGTCGTGCACGCGGCAGCGCTACGCCTCGACCTTCTCCATGATCTCGTCGCTCACGTCGAAGTTGGCGAAGACGTTCTGCACGTCGTCGCTGTCCTCCAGCGCGTCGATCAGCTTGAAGATCTTCTTGGCGCCCTCCTCGTCCAGCTCGACCTGCATGGTCGGGACGAAGTGGGCGTCGGCGGAGTCGTAGTCGATCCCGGCGCCCTGCAGAGCGGTACGGACCTCGACCAGGTCGGTGGCCTCGCTGAGCACCTCGAAGGACTCACCGAGGTCGTTGACCTCCTCGGCGCCCGCGTCCAGGACGGCGGTGAGGATGTCGTCCTCGGTCAGCTCGCCCTTGGGGACGATCACGACACCCTTGCGGTGGAACAGGTACGACACCGAACCCGGGTCGGCCATCGAGCCGCCGTTGCGGGTCATCGCGACGCGCACGTCGGAGGCGGCACGGTTGCGGTTGTCGGTGAGGCACTCGATGAGCACCGCGACACCGTTCGGGCCGTAGCCCTCGTACATGATCGTCTCGTAGTCGGCACCACCTGCCTCGAGACCGCCGCCGCGCTTGACGGCGGAGTCGATGTTCTTGTTCGGCACCGACTGCTTCTTGGCCTTCTGAACGGCGTCGTAGAGGGTCGGGTTGCCCTCCAGATCGACACCGCCCATACGCGCGGCGACCTCGATGTTCTTGATCAGCTTCGCGAAGAGTTTGCCGCGCTTGGCGTCGATCACGGCCTTCTTGTGCTTCGTCGTGGCCCATTTAGAGTGGCCGGACATCTGCCTGTCTCCTTCGCGTAACCCATCTCTGCAACGAACGCAGGAATCCTACAAGGACCTGTCCGGGATTTTCCCGTCGTCCGCCCGTAGGGCGGGCCCGGCGGCGTCATGGGGGTCCCCCCTGCTCGAGCGGAGCCGAGAGCTTGGGGGAGCGTGCGATCGCAAGGCGCCGGAGTGCCCTCGTGGCGAAGTCACGTGGGCGGTTCGGCAACGCCGCTGGGGGTCCCCCCTGCTCGAAAAACTTGGGGGAGTACGTGCCGGACGCCGCCGGGCAGGCGGGAAAATCCCGGACAGGCCCTGGAGCGTGTTTCGAAAGGAGCGTCGGCCGCCCGGAGGGCGGGCCCCGCGGTGTCATGGGGGTCCCCCCTGCTCGAGCGGAGCCGAGAGCTTGGGGGAGTGCGTGCCGGACGCCGCGGGGCAGGCGGGACTTTCGAAAACGCCCTAGGATCCGGCCGCCCGGTACCCGCGCGCCATGTCGACGAACAGGCCGTGCACTCGGTGATCACCCGTCAGTTCCGGGTGGAACGACGTGGCCAGCGCATTGCCCTGGCGGACGGCGACGATGCGTCCGTCGTGCTCGGCGATCACCTCCACGCCGGCGCCGGCGGACTCGACCCAGGGGGCACGGATGAAGACCCCGTGCACGGGACCGCCCTCGATGCCTCTGACGTCGACCGCCGCCTCGAACGACTCGTTCTGCCGTCCGAACGCGTTGCGGCGCACGATCATGTCTACGCCTCCCACGGTCTCCTGACCGGAGCGAGGGTCGAGGATCTTCTCGGCGAGCAGGATCATCCCGGCACAGGTGCCGTAGACCGGCATGCCCTCCCGCACGCGTGTGCGCAGGGGCTCCATCAGGCCGAACAGGACGGCCAGCTTGGAGATGGTGGTGGACTCCCCGCCGGGGAGGACCAGGCCGTCGACCTCGGCGAGCTCCTCCGGGCGCCGCACCGGCCTGGCGACGGCGTCGGCCGCGGCCAGGGCGACGAGGTGCTCCCGTACGTCGCCCTGGAGGGCCAGGACACCGATGACGATGTCGCTCATGCCCGGGGCCTACCAGCCGCGGTTGGCGTAGCGCTCGGCCTCGGGGAGGGTGTCGCAGTTGATGCCGACCATGGCCTCGCCGAGGTTGCGGGACGCCTCCGCGATGATCTTCGGGTCGTCGTAGAAGGTGGTCGCCTTCACGATGGCGGCGGCGCGCTTGGCCGGATCGCCGGACTTGAAGATGCCGGAGCCGACGAAGACGCCCTCGGCACCGAGCTGACGCATCAGAGCGGCGTCGGCGGGGGTGGCGACACCACCGGCGGAGAACAGCACGACCGGCAGCCTGCCCAGCTCGGCGACCTCCTTGACCAGCTCGTACGGGGCGCGCAGCTCCTTGGCGGCGGCGTACAGCTCGTGGTTGTCGAAGCCGCGCAGCCGGGCGATCTCGTTCTTGATCTGACGCAGGTGGCGCACGGCCTCGACGACGTTTCCGGTGCCGGCCTCGCCCTTGGAGCGGATCATCGCGGCGCCCTCGGCGATACGGCGCAGGGCCTCGCCGAGGTTGGTGGCACCGCAGACGAAGGGGGTGGTGAACGACCACTTGTCGGAGTGGTTGACCTCGTCGGCCGGGGTGAGGACCTCGGACTCGTCGATGTAGTCGACGCCGAGCGACTGCAGCACCTGCGCCTCGACGAAGTGGCCGATGCGGGACTTGGCCATGACCGGGATGGAGACGGCCGCGATGATGCCGTCGATCATGTCCGGGTCGGACATACGGGCCACGCCACCGTCCTTGCGGATGTCGGCGGGGACGCGCTCCAGTGCCATGACGGCGACGGCGCCCGCGTCCTCGGCGATCTTCGCCTGCTCCGGTGTGACGACGTCCATGATCACGCCGCCCTTGAGCTGCTCGGCCATGCCGCGCTTCACACGGGCGGTGCCGGTCTCGGGACCCTGGTTTTCGGAGAGCGTGCTGGACACGAGTGACCTCACTGATGACGAAGAGGGGGGATTGCTGCACCACCGAGGAAACGTGAACGGACCAGTCCACGGCAAGAGCCAATGGAGAGACGGTGGATCGTTTTGGGCGGAACTCCCGGCCGCCCTCCCGGCGGGTGCCGCCGACAGGGCCCGTCCGGCGGATCGTTCCGGAGCGGCGGGGCCGGGATCCTAGGCCGCGCGTTCGATCAGGGCGGCCGGGGGTTCGTCGTCCGTTTCGAACGCCATCGGGAACGGCGCGTGTCCCGCCAGCCGGAACCAGCGCACCTTCCGGTGCCGGCGCAGGGCGCGTGCGGCCCGTACGGCGTCGTTGTGGAAACGGCGGGCCATCGGCACCCTGCGGACCGCCTCGGCGAGTTCCACCGCCGCGTTCTCTCCCCCGGGCGCCTCCTTGACCGCGTCCACCTGCTGCGACTCGGCGAAAACGGCCCGCAGCGCCTGGCTCAGTTCGCTCTCGGCGACCTCCCGCTGCTCCTCCACCGCCTGCCGCGCGGCGTGCGCGGCCTCGTAGAGCACGATCGAGGCGGCCGGGTCGAGCACCCCTGACGTGGCCAGTTCCTGGGCCACGGAGGCGCGGCGCAGCAACTGCGCGTCCAGTGCGGCGCGTGCGGCGTCGATCCGGGCGTGCAGCCGGTCCAGCCGCCCCGCCGTCCAGCTCAGGTAGAGGCCGATCACGACAAGGGCGACGAGGATCCAGATCAGGGTTGCGGTCACGGGCGGCAAGGCTACCGGGGCGCCGCGCCCGCCCGGGCGAGTGCCCGCGGCGCCCCGGGCCCCGACGCCCTCGCTCGTCGCCGTTCACCGGAGGTACGGCTGTCATGGCCGGGCCCTGCCATGACAGCCGTCCTCAGTCCCTCACCGGCCCGAAGCGCGACCACAGTCCCGTCGTCCGCTCGTCGGCCGCCACCGCCGCCGCTCCGGCGGTCACCGTCTCGTAGACGGACATGATGTCCGCGCCGACGGTCGACCAGTCGAAGCGGCGGACGTGGGCGCTGCCCCGCTCGCGCAGCTTCGCACGCCGTTCCGGGTCTCCCAGGAGGCGTACCGCGGCCTCGGCGAGCGCGTCGGCGTCCTCGTTGGGGAACAGCTCGCCGGCCGCCCCCCGGTCGAGTACCTGGGCGAAGGCGTCCAGATCGGAGGCGAGCACCGGTGCCCCCGCGGACATCGCCTCGACCAGGATGATGCCGAAGCTCTCGCCGCCGGTGTTGGGCGCCACGTACACGTCGACGCTGCGCAGGAAACGGGCCTTGTCCTCGTCGCTGACCATGCCGAGGAACTCGACCCGGGAACGGAGTTCGGCGGGCAGCCTCTGCACCGCCTCCTTCTCGTCGCCGCGCCCCGCGACCAGCAGCCGCGTCTGCGGGCGGGCGGCGAGGATCTTCGGCAGGGCCCGCATCAGCACCGGCAGGCCCTTGCGGGGCTCGTCGATGCGGCCGACGAAGCCGATCGTGTCGCCCTGCCACGCGGGTTCGGGCTCGGCCCGGGCGAAGAAGTCGACGTCCACCCCGTTCGGGATCACCACCGCGTCGCCGCCGAGATGTTCGACGAGTGTGCGGCGGGCGTACTCGCTCACCGCGATCCGTGCGCTGATCTTCTCCAGCGCCGCCTGCAGGATGGAGTACGCGGCGATCATGGCCCTGGAGCGCGGGTTGGACGTGTGGAAGGTGGCGACAATGGGTCCCTGGGCCGCCCAGCAGGCCAGCAGGCCGAGTGAGGGCGAGGTCGGCTCGTGGATGTGGATCACGTCGAAGGCGCCCTCGTGGAGCCAGCGACGCACCCGGGCCGCCGACAGGAAGCCGAAGTTGAGCCGGGCCACCGAGCCGTTGTACGGCACCGGCACCGCGCGGCCGGCCGAGACGACGTACGGCGGCAGCGGGGTCTCGTCGTCGGCCGGGGCGAGGACGGACACCTCGTGGCCGAGGCGGATGAAGTACTCGGCCAGGTCACGGATGTGGAACTGGACGCCGCCCGGTACGTCCCAGGAGTACGGGCAGACGATGCCGATCCTCACGGAGTCCCCTCCCGGGCGTCCTGGCCGGGGTCCCGCGCCGGATCGAGATCCTTGAGCCACAAGCGCTGCAGCATGTGCCAGTCCTCCGGATGGTCGGCGATCCCCGTGGCGAAGGCGTCGGCCAGCGCCTGTGTCATGACGGACGTCTTCTCGGCCCGCGTACCTGACTCGGGGACCGGGACCGCTGGATGGACCCGGCCCCGCATCACGGGCGAGTCGTCGTACCAGAGCGTCGCCGGCAGCAGCAGCGCCCCGGTGTGCTGGGCGAGCAGGGCGGGGCCGGCCGGCATCCGCGCGGTCTCCCCGAAGAACTCGACCTCCACACCGGAGGCCGACAGGTCGCGGTCGGCGACCAGGCAGACCAGTCCCCCGTCGCGCAGCCGCCGGGCCAGCGTGCCGAACGCGCTGCCGCCGCTGTGCGGGAGCACCTCCATGCCGAGGCCCTCGCGGTAGGCGACGAAGCGGTCGTACAGCGTCTCCGGCTTCAGACGCTCGGCGACGGTGGTGAACGGAATACCGAGCCCGGTGGTGGCCCAGGCGCCCGCGAGATCCCAGTTGGCGAGGTGCGGCAGCGCGAGGACGACACCCTTGCCGGCCGCCATGCCGTCGGTCACCCGGTGGATGTCCTTGATGTCGATGCCGTTCGCGATGCGCTCCGGGCTCCAGGCGGGCAGCCGGAATGACTCCATCCAGTACCGCAGGTACGAACGCATGCCCGCGCGGGACAGTTCGGCGAGCCGCTCGGGGCCCGCGTCGGGCACCACGCGCGCGTAGTTGCTCTCCAGCCGGAGCACGCCCTGGCCGCGCCGCTTCCAGGCGATGTCGGCGATGGTCCGGCCGAGCCGCACGGCGACGGGTTCGGGGAGCTTCTTGACGGTGGCCCAGCCGGCGCCGTACAGAGCGTCGCTCAGGCGGTCCCGCGCGCTCACTTCGCGGCCCCGCTCCCGCGGGCCTCCTGCTCCCCGACGGCCTTCTGCTGCCCGGCGGCCTCCTGCTCCTCGGCGGCCTCCGCCTCGGCGGACTCCCGGCGCACCGTGACGACCCGCTGGATCAGCGTGATCAGGCTGCCGACGGCGACGATCCACAGGGCGACCGGCAGCAGGTACTGGATACCGGGGACACCGAACGCGTGCAGACCCGCCAGACCGGCCGCGACCAGCGAGATCACGAGCCGCTCGGCCCTTTCGATCAGCCCGTTCACGGCCACCGGCAGTCCGATCGACTCGCCGCGCGCCTTGGTGTACGACACCACCTGGCCGCTGGCCAGGCAGAAGATCGACACGGCGCACAGCACGATGTCGTCGCCCCGGCCCGCGTACCACAGGGCGAAGCCGCCGAAGACGGCCCCGTCGGCGACCCGGTCGAGGGTGGAGTCGAGGAAGGCACCCCAGCGGCTGGAGCGGCCCAGCTGGCGGGCCATGTTGCCGTCGACGAGGTCGGAGAACACGAACAGCGTGATCACGACCGTGCCCCAGAAGAACTCGCCCAGGGGGTAGAAGACCAGCGCGCCCGCGACCACACCGGCGGTGCCGATGAGCGTGACCGTGTCCGGGCTGACCCCCCGCCGGATGAGAAACGCGGCGAACGGTGTGAGGACACGCGTGAAGAATGCACGCGCGTACTTGTTCAGCATGGCCTTCCCGACGGTCGGTGTGACCGTGTGGCCCCACTGGCCACCGGCTGGCCCATCGTAGTCACGTGCGCGTGCCACCGACGGCCCTGGCACCTGAGGACCCGGTACGGGACCGCCGCCGCACGGCCCCGCGGACCGGACCGGGCCGAACGTCGCGGCCGGAGCCGGCGCCGGGACGGCCGAAGGCACCATCGGGCAGCGCCGGGAGGCGCGGGATCGCGTCCTTCGTATGGACGCGCCGTGACGGGAGTGGAAAGCTCGAAGGACCGCGGGCGTCGCCGGAGCCGTCACCGCTCGGGGTGCCCCCGGGCAGGCCCGGGGAGGATTCCGCGCGTCCGCGCCCACAACGACCTCACCGTGCACGGGAGGCAGGACCATGGGCGACAAGGCGCACACACACCCCGGAGCCGCCGGAAGGGCACAGGCGGCCGACCACCCCACGTCCGTACGGAACGTGGTGCTGGTCGGCCACTCCGGATCGGGCAAGACGACCCTGGTGGAGGCTCTCGCGCTGACCGCGGGAGCCGTGAACCGGGCGGGCCGGGTGGAGGACGGCGGCACCGTGTCCGACTACGACGACATCGAGCACCGGCAGCAGCGCTCGGTACAGCTCTCCCTGGTGCCCCTCGAATGGGACGGCATCAAGATCAACCTGTTGGACACTCCCGGATACGCCGACTTCGTCGGTGAACTCAGGGCCGGTCTGCGAGCGGCGGACGCGGCCCTCTTCGTCGTCTCGGCCTCCGACGGCGTGGACGGCCCCACCCGCATGATGTGGGACGAGTGCGCGGCCGTCGGCATGCCGCGGGCCATCGTCGTCACACACCTGGAGGCGGCACGCGCGGACTTCACCGAGATGACGCGCGTGTGCGCCCGGACGTTCGGCGGGGACGACCCCGACGCCGTCCTGCCGCTGTACCTGCCGCTGCACGGTCCGGAGGGACCCGACGGACACGCGCCCGTGACGGGCCTGATCGGACTGCTGACCCAGAAGCTGTTCGACTACTCGTCCGGCGAGCGCAAGGAGTACGAGCCCGACCCGGACCGGCTGCCGCTGATCGAGGAGGCCCGCGACCGGCTGATCGAGGGGATCATCGCGGAGAGCGAGGACGAGACTCTCATGGACCGCTACCTCGGCGGCGAACCGTGCGACGTCAAGACCCTGATCGAGGACCTGGAGAAAGCCGTCGCGCGCGGTGGGTTCTTCCCCGTCCTGGCCGCCGCCCCCGCGGCCGAGGGCACCCGCCAGGGCCTCGGCACGGTCGAACTGCTGGGGCTGATCACCGGCGGCTTCCCGACCCCGCTGGAACACGGCACACCGCGGGTGACCACCGTCGACGGCACACCGCGCGAGCTGAACCCGTGCGACCCCGACGCCCCGCTGGTCGCGGAGGTCGTCAAGACGTCGTCCGACCCGTACGTCGGGCGGATCTCGCTGATCCGGCTGTTCTCCGGCACCCTGCGCGCCGACCAGACGGTGCACGTCTCGGGACACGGGCTGGCCGACCGGGGCCACGAGGACCACGATGTCGACGAACGGATCGGCGCCCTGTCCACACCGTTCGGCAAGCAGCAGCGCCCGGTGTCCCACGTCATCGCGGGCGATCTCGCGTGCGTGGCGAAGCTGGGCCGCGCGGAGACCGGGGACACCCTGTCCGCCAAGGACGACCCCCTGCTGATGGAACCCTGGGAGATGCCCGACCCGCTGCTGCCCCTGGCCATCCAGGCACACAGCAAACCGGACGAGGACAAACTCTCGCAGGGACTGGCCCGCCTCGTCGCGGAGGACCCCACCATGCGCCTGGAGCACAACCAGGACACCCACCAGGTGGTCCTGTGGTGCCTGGGCGAGGCCCACGCGGACGTGGCCCTGGAGCGCCTGCGCAGCCGGTACGGCGTCCAGGTGGACGTCGTGGCCCACCGGGTGCCCCTGCGCGAGACCTTCGGCGGCAGGGCCTCCGGGCGCGGACGGCACGTCAAGCAGTCCGGCGGGCACGGGCAGTTCGCCATCTGCGAGATCGACGTGGAGCCGCTGCCGGGCGGTTCGGGCATCGAGTTCGTGGACAAGGTCGTCGGCGGCGCGGTGCCACGGCAGTTCATCCCGTCCGTCGAGAAGGGCGTACGGGCCCAGGCAGCCAAGGGAGTCGCGGCCGGTCACCCGCTGATCGACGTACGGGTGACACTGAGGGACGGAAAGGCGCACTCGGTGGACTCCTCCGACGCGGCCTTCCAGACGGCCGGCGCGCTGGCGCTGCGGGAGGCGGCCGCGGACGCGCCGATCAACCTCCTGGAGCCGGTGGCCGAGGTGGGCGTGCTGATCGGTGACGACTACGTGGGCCCGGTGATGAGCGATCTGTCCGGCCGGCGCGGCCGGGTGCTCGGCACCGAGCAGTCGGCGGGCCGACGCACCCTCATCAGGGCCGAGGTCCCGGAGATCGAGATCGGCCGGTACAGCGTCGATCTGCGGGCGCTCTCGCACGGCACCGCGCGTTTCAGCCGCCGGTACGTGCGGCACGAGCCGATGCCGGCGCAGGTCGCCGAGCGGGTCCGGGAGGAGACGCTCAGCGCCTGACCGCGGACGGGACACGTGCCTCCTCCTCGTCGCCATGGCCCGGGATCCGGCGCAGGACACCCTCGGGACACTCCCGGCAACTCCGCGGGCGCCCGCGCACCACCGCGCCCGGACATGCGCCCGGAAGCGGCGGAACGCGCCCCCCGCGGGGCCTCGCTTCGTACCGGCAGACGGCTTTCGGCCGTCCACCGACGGACGCCGCCGGCTGCGGATATCCTGAAGACCAGTTCAACAGGTGTGCGGAGCAGGGAAGTCGGGAAGGCCGCAAGACGACAGTCACGGCGATCGGGGGCGGGAATGGCCGTTGAAGGCGGTTACGCGGAGTTCTTCGGCCCGCAGGTGCCACGCACCGGCGACGAGGGCCAGACCCCGACGTTCGCGCTGGCCTCGGCCGCCTACCGGGACAACGAGGCCGACGAGATACTCAAGGCCGACACCGAGTGGCACAAGTCGTCCGTCGGCAAGCCCCGGATCGCGCTGTTCCGGCCGAATCTGGGCGAGGCGTTCTCCCGGGCGGTCATCGACCGGATGCTGGGTTCCGGGCGGGCACCGCTCATCCAGTCCTTCGGCACCCAGCCGCAGGTGGTCGTGGAGCACAGCCTCGCGGCGCACCGCATCCGCAGGGAACGGGACAACTGGCTCAGTGCCGTGATGGTCCTGTGCGGCGTGCTGTTCCTGCCCGGGTTGCTGGTCTGGCTGCTGGTCTTCCAGATCCGCACCACCATCGCCAGGCGCGAGGACAAGCGGGCCGGCGCGCTCGCCACCACGCTGCTGATCGCGATGGGACTCCTCGCCGTGGTCTTCCTGCTCCGGATGCCCTTCGACGGATTCTGGGGCTGGTACGCGCGCGCTTGTGTCGTCGCCCCGGTGATCGGCTGGTTCTGGGCCAAGCGGATCTGCGAGCGCACGGCACGGGACCTCAGGGAGCGCTGGAGCAGTCTCCTCTCCGGCGGCAGCGTGGGCGCCAAGGTGCCCGAGGCGGTACCGAGCAGCCCCGGCGAGACGGCCGCCGAGGAGCTGCGGCAGTCGCTGGCCCGGCTCAGCGCCGAACAGCAGTCCAACTCCGTTTTCTACGCCGGGCCCAAGGGGATACTCGGCATGGGCACGCGCTGGGGCAGCTGGCAGCTCGCCGAGGAGCTGCTCCCGGTCGACCCGGACCGGGAGATCAACCCGTTCCGCAGCTGGGACGTCATCAAGGCCGTCCACGACCGGCTGCGCATGCTGGAGCGCGGCCCGCTGCACACCGGCGGTTTCACCAAGCCGACGGTGCGGCACTGGATCGTCACCCCGATCGGGGAGAACGCGGGAGCGGTGTCCCGGCCCGACGGCACCGATGTCGAGGCGTACCAGATCAAGTCGCACGCCATACAGGAGATCTGCAACAACCAGCAGTTCGGCGCGGGTGACCGGCACTACCTGGGCGTGCAGTGGACCCTGTGGGACGGCCAGCTGGTCATCACCATGCTGATCACGGTGACGGTGCTGCACGAGACGCTGCGCATCGAGGTCACCGGGCATGCCCTGGGCCCGGTGCACTCCCTGTTCACGAGCAAGCCGGCGGCCAAGGAGAAGAGCGTCCAGAAGTCG
Coding sequences within it:
- the pgsA gene encoding phosphatidylinositol phosphate synthase — protein: MLNKYARAFFTRVLTPFAAFLIRRGVSPDTVTLIGTAGVVAGALVFYPLGEFFWGTVVITLFVFSDLVDGNMARQLGRSSRWGAFLDSTLDRVADGAVFGGFALWYAGRGDDIVLCAVSIFCLASGQVVSYTKARGESIGLPVAVNGLIERAERLVISLVAAGLAGLHAFGVPGIQYLLPVALWIVAVGSLITLIQRVVTVRRESAEAEAAEEQEAAGQQKAVGEQEARGSGAAK
- a CDS encoding elongation factor G-like protein EF-G2; amino-acid sequence: MGDKAHTHPGAAGRAQAADHPTSVRNVVLVGHSGSGKTTLVEALALTAGAVNRAGRVEDGGTVSDYDDIEHRQQRSVQLSLVPLEWDGIKINLLDTPGYADFVGELRAGLRAADAALFVVSASDGVDGPTRMMWDECAAVGMPRAIVVTHLEAARADFTEMTRVCARTFGGDDPDAVLPLYLPLHGPEGPDGHAPVTGLIGLLTQKLFDYSSGERKEYEPDPDRLPLIEEARDRLIEGIIAESEDETLMDRYLGGEPCDVKTLIEDLEKAVARGGFFPVLAAAPAAEGTRQGLGTVELLGLITGGFPTPLEHGTPRVTTVDGTPRELNPCDPDAPLVAEVVKTSSDPYVGRISLIRLFSGTLRADQTVHVSGHGLADRGHEDHDVDERIGALSTPFGKQQRPVSHVIAGDLACVAKLGRAETGDTLSAKDDPLLMEPWEMPDPLLPLAIQAHSKPDEDKLSQGLARLVAEDPTMRLEHNQDTHQVVLWCLGEAHADVALERLRSRYGVQVDVVAHRVPLRETFGGRASGRGRHVKQSGGHGQFAICEIDVEPLPGGSGIEFVDKVVGGAVPRQFIPSVEKGVRAQAAKGVAAGHPLIDVRVTLRDGKAHSVDSSDAAFQTAGALALREAAADAPINLLEPVAEVGVLIGDDYVGPVMSDLSGRRGRVLGTEQSAGRRTLIRAEVPEIEIGRYSVDLRALSHGTARFSRRYVRHEPMPAQVAERVREETLSA